Proteins from a single region of Geothrix sp. PMB-07:
- a CDS encoding outer membrane protein assembly factor BamD, which produces MKRTLTAFALTAILAGLGLGCRKPKTVDTGVTAAELMATADKQMKLGKFNDARTALRQLEQYLPGSAEFPKAKLMLGDSFFFQGSPSFPEAEVEYSSFLNYFPRHEARDYAMYHRALCHFSSIESAERDQAETRKALDGFQQLLAESPGSPYAAEAKAKILQCWRRLAEHELIVSIFYVNVYYYPGAERRLKNLLDTYPDYVDRERAYYYLGEAMRQRLLSGEEIVQFGKDFLAKTKKGEFKDLSKEEIAQYNKELQAYGADRVKDFRAEAKNYYQKLVESYPGSEWARRAADRLITMGTSGVKEELDS; this is translated from the coding sequence ATGAAGCGCACCCTCACCGCCTTCGCCCTCACCGCCATCCTGGCGGGCCTGGGTCTGGGCTGCCGCAAACCGAAGACAGTGGATACCGGCGTCACTGCCGCAGAATTGATGGCCACCGCCGATAAACAGATGAAGCTTGGCAAGTTCAACGATGCCCGGACGGCTCTGCGCCAACTGGAGCAGTACCTGCCCGGATCCGCCGAGTTCCCCAAGGCCAAGCTGATGCTGGGCGACAGCTTCTTCTTCCAGGGCAGTCCCAGCTTCCCGGAAGCGGAAGTCGAGTACTCCAGCTTCCTGAATTATTTCCCACGCCATGAGGCGCGGGATTACGCCATGTACCATCGCGCCTTGTGCCACTTTTCCTCCATCGAAAGCGCCGAGCGCGATCAGGCGGAAACCCGGAAGGCCCTCGACGGTTTCCAGCAGCTGCTGGCGGAATCACCGGGCAGCCCCTATGCCGCGGAGGCCAAGGCCAAGATCCTGCAGTGCTGGCGGCGCCTCGCGGAGCATGAGCTCATCGTGAGCATCTTCTACGTGAACGTGTACTACTATCCCGGCGCCGAGCGCCGTCTGAAGAACCTGCTGGATACCTACCCGGACTATGTGGACAGGGAACGGGCCTATTACTACCTGGGCGAGGCCATGCGGCAGCGCCTGCTGTCCGGGGAAGAGATCGTCCAGTTCGGGAAGGATTTCCTGGCCAAGACCAAGAAGGGCGAATTCAAGGATCTCAGCAAAGAAGAGATCGCCCAGTACAACAAGGAACTCCAGGCCTACGGTGCCGACCGCGTCAAGGATTTCCGCGCCGAGGCCAAGAACTACTACCAGAAGCTGGTGGAAAGCTACCCGGGTTCCGAATGGGCCCGCCGAGCTGCGGATCGCCTCATCACCATGGGCACCAGCGGCGTGAAAGAAGAACTCGATAGTTGA
- a CDS encoding thiamine phosphate synthase, with translation MILLAITPGLGFQPQAWQRVLRSGIHGFLIREKSMPARHLLETARWCQDVAPDVRLWVAGRLDVALVAGCGLHAPEAHPDLPPGLVPLSRPLHAEDQWPGRASADQLLISPIFASPGKGAPWGPERLHRFLDGLPAGGPQLLALGGVEPGSAMTMRHPRLAGIAAIRPFWGEDPAGAVARFLA, from the coding sequence ATGATCCTTCTGGCCATCACCCCGGGGCTGGGGTTTCAACCTCAGGCGTGGCAAAGGGTGCTCCGCAGCGGCATCCACGGCTTCCTCATTCGCGAGAAAAGCATGCCCGCGCGGCATCTGCTGGAGACGGCCCGCTGGTGCCAGGATGTGGCGCCTGACGTCAGGTTATGGGTGGCTGGCCGCCTTGATGTGGCCCTGGTAGCGGGCTGTGGTCTGCACGCGCCGGAAGCTCATCCGGACCTGCCCCCTGGTCTGGTGCCGCTATCGCGCCCCCTGCATGCAGAGGATCAATGGCCCGGCCGGGCCTCGGCGGACCAGCTGCTGATCTCTCCCATCTTTGCCAGCCCGGGCAAGGGTGCGCCCTGGGGCCCGGAACGGTTGCATCGTTTCCTGGATGGGCTGCCCGCAGGCGGGCCGCAACTCCTGGCCTTGGGCGGGGTGGAGCCGGGGAGTGCGATGACCATGCGACATCCACGGTTGGCGGGCATCGCCGCCATCCGGCCCTTTTGGGGCGAGGATCCTGCCGGAGCTGTGGCGCGCTTCCTCGCGTGA
- the prfB gene encoding peptide chain release factor 2, giving the protein MDFETLARAKNELEPRVQQLVAHLDPERKALELEQIEERTTAPGFWDDPDAAKPLLQKRGSITNDIALAKRLSGGIEDLDTGLELAKEDSEMLAEAEAVEGELRKAVEDAELRMMLSGELDNNHAIVAIAPGAGGTESQDWAAMLLRMYLRFCESKGWATEMIDYQDGEEAGIKGATFIVDAPFSYGYLRAEAGVHRLVRISPFDSAKRRHTSFAAVYVSPELDDTINVDIPEKDLKIDVFRASGAGGQHVNRTESAVRFTHLPTGIVVSCQNERSQIKNRATALKVLQGRLYELEQRKFQEKVAAASGDKADVAWGSQIRSYVLQPYQMVKDHRNGAETSQTQKVLDGDIDVFIRTQLLAKSRKSEG; this is encoded by the coding sequence ATGGATTTCGAGACCCTGGCACGGGCCAAGAACGAGCTGGAACCCCGCGTCCAGCAGTTGGTCGCCCACCTGGACCCCGAGCGCAAAGCCCTTGAACTGGAGCAGATCGAGGAGCGCACCACGGCCCCCGGTTTCTGGGATGATCCCGATGCCGCCAAGCCCCTGTTGCAGAAGCGCGGTTCCATCACCAACGACATCGCCCTGGCCAAGCGCCTGAGCGGAGGCATCGAAGACCTGGATACTGGGCTGGAACTGGCCAAGGAAGATTCGGAGATGCTGGCCGAAGCGGAGGCCGTGGAAGGGGAACTCCGCAAGGCCGTCGAGGATGCTGAACTGCGCATGATGCTCAGCGGCGAGCTGGACAACAATCACGCCATCGTGGCCATCGCGCCCGGCGCGGGTGGCACCGAAAGCCAGGACTGGGCGGCCATGCTGCTGCGCATGTACCTGCGCTTCTGCGAGTCCAAGGGCTGGGCCACCGAGATGATCGACTACCAGGATGGGGAAGAGGCCGGTATCAAGGGCGCCACCTTCATCGTCGATGCGCCCTTCTCCTACGGCTACCTCCGGGCAGAGGCCGGTGTCCACCGCCTGGTGCGCATCAGCCCCTTCGACTCCGCCAAGCGGCGCCACACCAGTTTCGCGGCGGTGTATGTGAGCCCCGAGCTGGATGACACCATCAACGTGGACATCCCCGAGAAGGATCTAAAGATCGATGTGTTCCGCGCCAGCGGTGCCGGCGGCCAGCACGTGAACCGCACCGAATCCGCCGTGCGCTTCACCCACCTGCCCACCGGCATCGTGGTGTCTTGCCAGAACGAGCGCAGCCAGATCAAGAATCGGGCGACGGCGCTCAAGGTGCTGCAGGGGCGCCTGTATGAACTCGAGCAGCGCAAGTTCCAGGAAAAAGTGGCCGCGGCCAGCGGCGACAAAGCCGACGTGGCCTGGGGCAGCCAGATCCGCAGCTACGTGCTGCAGCCCTATCAGATGGTGAAGGATCACCGCAACGGCGCTGAAACCAGCCAGACCCAGAAGGTGCTGGATGGCGACATTGATGTGTTCATCCGCACCCAGCTGTTGGCCAAGAGCCGCAAGAGCGAAGGCTGA
- a CDS encoding sensor histidine kinase, with the protein MLAKGLIVGWLIWGLGALALAQSPYLGSPVTTSYGPDQYKAHNQNWAAVQDRRGVMYFGNTMGIVEYDGQHWQMVAVPGAAAVRALALGPDGTIYYGAVGDFGYLAVSPAGKVAAVSLKGDLPASEAFFSDVWQVESCADGIYFLTRQRFFRLKGGRITGVPGALAPSQACVLNGTLFYLDQTKGVCLVDGDEVVPIPALAGLVDGQRLVLAPFGPHELLVGRLSGGFRRVDLAPLWSETARKYQPDYPAKGLVKAFPTEADDLVKETQGQLYRLAPIGSQAFALGLRKAGVLIMDRSGRIIRALNTDVGLVDNTVNGLWVDASEDLWVTTAKGLSHVELSVPQSVFDSRNGIEGLPLSVQFHQGRLYVGTFQGLFIERPYRFSFKENRPRFEEVKNGPNQVWQFLEVEGDLLAASARGLQRIQGEAAVRIAGSSGGGLCLGTSRRWPGRLFMGSQSGLEVFGREGGQWRRQGAFPEIRDSIYRITEDANGDLWLSTLVHGLLRLRFQGSHPTEATIQIFGPADGLPGNTGLRTAYLDGVLYALTPMGLFRAERQKAEGAASEVTRFVPDPVIGPVLDEPHRELYGMTSDGHAGYLFNTENGVVWAVPEKKGGFSAVTRPFEGLSTATDRVYVHPDGAFWITGSTVQRVDPRAWKDYQVPFQVLIRKVISKDKRLLFEGAHGQENPTLRHQRTAFRSGPDSSEWLELPFRDNGLSFDYSATFFERPGTTRFQVLLEGFDKDWSEWSSGTFKEYTNLPVGHYRFRVRARNLYGMLGQEAQFRIRVLAPWYRTLWAYLAWAVLGAGSLAGLGYAYTLRLQRQKRVLKSLVASRTSELQRVNDRLYRLNDEKNRILGVAAHDLRNPLTGILLACELMDEEPSQEKALHFSAQVRAQGRRMLELIQGLLDVNAIETDTADLPNLDSLDPIPAIESACKAHSTHAQRKSIDLECRLGASGQMVRGDARHFERVMDNLISNAVKYSPAGSRILITRAEEPGHSVFRVQDEGPGLTAEDQAQLFQTYARLSARPTGGESSVGLGLSIVKRLTESMGGEVWAESEPGRGTTFCVRLPHGCSGSARSF; encoded by the coding sequence GTGCTCGCTAAGGGCCTGATCGTGGGGTGGCTGATCTGGGGTTTGGGGGCTTTGGCCCTGGCCCAGTCTCCCTATCTTGGTTCCCCGGTGACGACCAGCTACGGGCCCGATCAGTACAAGGCGCACAACCAAAACTGGGCGGCGGTGCAGGACCGTCGTGGCGTGATGTATTTCGGCAACACCATGGGGATCGTCGAATACGATGGCCAGCACTGGCAAATGGTGGCGGTTCCCGGAGCTGCCGCGGTGCGGGCCCTGGCCCTGGGGCCGGATGGGACCATCTACTACGGCGCAGTGGGAGATTTCGGCTACCTGGCGGTATCCCCGGCCGGTAAGGTCGCAGCGGTGTCGTTGAAAGGCGACCTCCCCGCTTCGGAAGCCTTCTTCAGCGATGTCTGGCAGGTGGAGAGCTGTGCCGACGGCATCTATTTCCTCACCCGCCAACGGTTTTTCCGGTTGAAGGGGGGCCGCATCACAGGTGTGCCCGGGGCCCTGGCCCCCTCCCAGGCCTGTGTGTTGAATGGCACCTTGTTCTACCTCGATCAGACGAAGGGTGTTTGCCTGGTCGACGGCGATGAGGTGGTGCCCATTCCTGCCTTGGCAGGCCTTGTGGATGGTCAGCGTCTCGTCCTGGCCCCCTTCGGCCCCCATGAATTGCTGGTGGGTCGCCTCTCCGGAGGGTTCCGCCGGGTCGATCTGGCCCCGTTATGGAGTGAGACGGCTCGCAAATACCAGCCCGATTACCCCGCCAAGGGCCTGGTGAAGGCCTTTCCCACGGAAGCCGATGACCTGGTGAAAGAAACCCAAGGCCAGTTGTACAGGCTCGCTCCCATCGGGTCCCAGGCTTTCGCACTGGGACTGCGGAAAGCTGGTGTGCTCATCATGGACCGCAGCGGCAGGATCATCCGGGCCCTCAACACGGATGTGGGCCTGGTGGACAACACCGTCAATGGCCTCTGGGTAGATGCCTCTGAGGATCTGTGGGTCACGACGGCCAAGGGCCTTTCCCATGTGGAGCTGAGTGTCCCGCAGTCCGTGTTCGACAGCCGGAACGGCATCGAGGGGTTGCCCCTTTCGGTGCAATTTCACCAGGGACGCCTGTACGTGGGCACCTTCCAGGGCCTGTTCATCGAGCGGCCCTATCGGTTCAGCTTCAAGGAGAACCGGCCGCGCTTCGAGGAGGTGAAGAACGGCCCCAACCAGGTTTGGCAGTTTCTGGAAGTGGAGGGAGATCTGCTGGCGGCCAGCGCCCGGGGGCTGCAGCGCATTCAGGGCGAGGCCGCCGTGCGGATTGCCGGATCTTCCGGGGGAGGCCTCTGTCTGGGCACCTCCCGCCGGTGGCCGGGCCGACTCTTCATGGGTTCGCAGTCAGGCCTGGAGGTGTTCGGCAGGGAAGGCGGCCAGTGGCGGCGCCAGGGCGCCTTCCCCGAAATCAGGGATTCCATCTACCGCATCACCGAGGATGCCAATGGTGACCTCTGGCTGAGCACCCTGGTCCACGGCCTGTTGCGGCTTCGCTTCCAGGGCAGCCATCCCACCGAAGCCACGATCCAGATCTTTGGCCCGGCGGATGGATTGCCCGGGAACACGGGGCTGCGAACGGCCTATCTGGACGGAGTCCTATACGCCCTCACACCCATGGGGCTCTTCCGTGCGGAAAGGCAGAAGGCTGAAGGCGCGGCATCCGAAGTCACCCGGTTCGTTCCGGATCCCGTGATCGGCCCGGTTCTAGATGAACCGCACCGCGAGTTGTACGGCATGACCAGCGATGGCCATGCCGGGTACCTCTTCAACACCGAGAACGGCGTGGTCTGGGCGGTGCCCGAAAAAAAGGGTGGCTTCAGCGCGGTCACCCGCCCCTTCGAGGGGCTCTCCACGGCGACGGATCGGGTGTACGTGCATCCCGATGGCGCCTTCTGGATCACCGGCAGCACGGTTCAGCGGGTGGACCCTCGGGCATGGAAGGACTATCAAGTTCCCTTCCAGGTGCTCATCCGGAAAGTGATTTCAAAGGACAAGCGCCTGCTCTTCGAGGGGGCTCATGGGCAGGAGAATCCGACCCTTCGGCATCAGCGGACAGCGTTTCGAAGTGGGCCTGACAGCAGCGAATGGCTGGAACTGCCCTTCCGCGATAACGGTCTCTCTTTCGATTATTCGGCCACTTTTTTCGAGCGGCCCGGCACCACCCGGTTCCAGGTGCTGCTCGAAGGCTTTGATAAGGACTGGAGCGAGTGGTCGTCTGGCACGTTCAAGGAGTACACGAACCTTCCCGTGGGCCATTACCGGTTCCGGGTGAGGGCCCGGAATCTGTACGGAATGCTCGGCCAGGAAGCCCAGTTCCGAATTCGGGTGCTGGCGCCCTGGTATCGCACCCTCTGGGCCTACCTGGCCTGGGCGGTGCTTGGCGCCGGCAGTCTCGCAGGCTTGGGGTACGCCTACACGTTGAGGCTGCAGCGCCAGAAAAGGGTGCTGAAATCCCTGGTGGCCAGCCGCACCTCGGAGCTGCAGCGGGTCAATGACCGCTTGTACCGGCTCAACGATGAAAAGAACCGCATCCTTGGCGTGGCGGCCCATGACTTGCGGAATCCGCTCACCGGCATCCTCCTGGCCTGTGAGCTCATGGACGAAGAACCCAGCCAGGAGAAGGCCCTCCATTTCTCGGCGCAGGTGCGGGCCCAGGGCCGCCGGATGCTGGAACTCATCCAGGGTCTGCTGGATGTCAACGCCATCGAGACCGACACGGCGGACCTGCCGAACCTGGACAGTCTGGATCCCATCCCCGCCATCGAATCCGCATGCAAAGCCCACTCCACCCATGCCCAGCGGAAGAGCATTGACCTGGAATGTCGGCTCGGAGCGTCCGGGCAGATGGTCCGGGGCGACGCCCGGCACTTCGAGCGGGTGATGGACAACCTCATCAGCAACGCCGTGAAATATTCCCCCGCGGGCTCCCGCATCCTGATCACGCGCGCCGAAGAACCGGGGCATTCCGTGTTCCGGGTTCAAGACGAGGGCCCGGGGCTCACGGCAGAGGATCAGGCGCAGCTCTTCCAGACCTATGCGCGTCTCAGTGCGCGCCCCACTGGCGGGGAAAGCTCGGTGGGCCTGGGGCTTTCCATCGTCAAGCGGCTCACGGAGAGCATGGGCGGCGAAGTATGGGCTGAAAGCGAACCCGGTCGCGGCACGACCTTCTGCGTACGGCTGCCCCATGGCTGTAGCGGCTCAGCCCGGTCCTTCTGA
- a CDS encoding spermidine synthase: protein MDTPREASAGNSLLLPAVTIFLSAFLLFQVQPMVGKLVVPWFGGSAGVWTTCLLFFQALLLLGYLYAHLVVRHLSHARQVRLHGALLVAALLTLPLRLHPWFRPSGGTEPLGRLLGLLLVTIGLPYLALSTTGPLVQAWVARRGQVPYRLFALSNLASMLALFSYPVFVEPFLPMRSQSWLWSAGFVAFAALVFFVALKSAPEARDDSTVSEVGEAPGFAMKLLWIAFAAVPSVLLMAVTTHLSTNVAPIPFLWVLPLGLYLLSFILCFDSTRWYRRGFFLTLLPFLLVVMSLSLRPNFRYAEYPVSALSTAAQWLGSVRGQVALFSLGLFVACMVAHGELSRRRPHPRFLTGFYLRLSLGGALGGLFVAWLAPRIFTTYLELPLGLAAAGAMAALALAWDPGQTRRWRSALGMGSVALFLGIHSFGLDRDADRIVVARSRNFYGTLAVYDNPERGWRVLAHGTITHGGQFLDPAKADRPSTYYSEDSGVGLALTSLQEGPRKLGVVGLGAGSLAAYGRPGDQLRFYEINALVEPFARRHFTYLDHGKATTEVVLGDARLSLEAETPQGYDLLAIDAFSSDSIPVHLLTREAFGLYFRHLNPDGVLAVHVSNRYLALQPVVRAAVNTFHKQARVVDTDSDQEEGAYGSTWVLISRDEAFFSRPAFQNNEDVKHLPGAVLPWRDDFSNLFRALK, encoded by the coding sequence ATGGATACGCCTCGCGAGGCATCGGCCGGGAATTCGCTTCTCCTGCCAGCAGTCACGATCTTCCTGAGCGCTTTCCTGCTGTTCCAGGTGCAGCCCATGGTGGGCAAGTTGGTGGTGCCGTGGTTCGGCGGCAGCGCGGGCGTATGGACCACTTGCCTGCTCTTCTTTCAGGCGCTGCTTCTGCTGGGCTATCTGTACGCCCATCTGGTGGTGCGCCACCTCTCCCATGCACGCCAGGTCAGGCTGCATGGCGCCTTACTGGTGGCGGCCCTCCTCACCCTGCCGCTTCGGCTGCATCCCTGGTTCCGGCCTTCGGGCGGCACCGAGCCGCTGGGGCGTTTGCTGGGTCTGCTCCTGGTCACCATCGGATTGCCTTACCTGGCGCTCTCCACCACCGGCCCCCTGGTGCAGGCCTGGGTGGCACGGCGGGGCCAGGTGCCCTACCGCCTGTTCGCCCTTTCCAACCTCGCCTCCATGCTGGCCCTGTTTTCCTACCCGGTGTTCGTCGAGCCCTTCCTGCCCATGCGAAGCCAATCCTGGCTGTGGTCAGCGGGCTTCGTGGCCTTCGCGGCCCTGGTCTTCTTCGTGGCCCTGAAAAGCGCGCCCGAGGCACGGGATGATTCCACCGTTTCGGAGGTGGGGGAAGCTCCCGGCTTCGCCATGAAGCTGCTGTGGATCGCCTTTGCCGCGGTGCCCTCGGTACTGCTCATGGCCGTCACCACCCATCTCAGCACCAATGTGGCGCCCATTCCCTTCCTGTGGGTGCTGCCCCTGGGCCTCTACCTGCTCAGCTTCATCCTCTGCTTCGACAGCACCCGCTGGTACCGCCGGGGATTCTTCCTGACCCTGCTGCCCTTCCTGCTGGTGGTGATGTCGCTCTCGCTTCGCCCCAACTTCCGCTATGCCGAATATCCAGTCTCGGCCTTGAGCACCGCCGCCCAGTGGCTGGGTTCGGTGCGAGGCCAGGTGGCCCTCTTCAGCCTGGGCCTCTTCGTGGCCTGCATGGTGGCCCACGGCGAATTGTCCCGGCGGCGTCCCCATCCGCGCTTCCTCACGGGCTTCTATCTGCGACTGAGCCTGGGCGGCGCCCTGGGTGGGCTCTTCGTGGCCTGGCTGGCTCCTCGAATCTTCACCACCTACCTGGAGCTGCCCCTGGGTCTGGCCGCCGCTGGTGCCATGGCAGCCTTGGCCCTGGCCTGGGATCCGGGGCAGACGCGGCGTTGGCGATCCGCCCTTGGGATGGGCAGCGTCGCACTCTTCCTGGGCATCCATTCCTTCGGATTGGATCGCGATGCAGACCGCATCGTCGTGGCCCGCAGCCGCAACTTCTACGGCACCCTCGCCGTTTACGACAATCCCGAGCGCGGCTGGCGGGTGTTGGCCCATGGCACCATCACCCACGGCGGACAGTTCCTGGATCCCGCCAAGGCGGATCGGCCTTCGACCTACTACAGCGAGGATTCCGGCGTGGGTTTGGCTCTGACCAGCCTCCAGGAGGGGCCCCGGAAACTGGGCGTGGTGGGCCTTGGCGCCGGCAGCCTCGCGGCCTATGGACGCCCAGGCGACCAGCTTCGGTTCTACGAAATCAACGCCCTGGTCGAGCCCTTCGCCCGGCGCCATTTCACCTACCTCGATCATGGCAAGGCCACCACGGAAGTGGTGCTGGGGGATGCCCGCCTCAGCCTCGAAGCCGAGACGCCCCAGGGTTACGACCTGCTAGCCATCGACGCCTTCTCCAGCGACTCCATCCCCGTGCACCTGCTCACACGCGAAGCCTTCGGCCTCTATTTCCGGCATCTGAATCCCGACGGGGTGCTGGCCGTCCATGTCTCCAACCGCTACCTCGCCCTGCAGCCCGTGGTGCGCGCAGCCGTGAATACCTTCCACAAGCAGGCACGGGTGGTGGACACCGATTCGGATCAGGAGGAAGGCGCCTACGGCTCGACCTGGGTTCTGATCTCACGAGATGAAGCCTTCTTCTCCCGCCCCGCTTTCCAGAACAACGAGGACGTGAAACACCTGCCCGGCGCCGTGCTTCCGTGGCGCGACGATTTCAGCAACCTGTTCCGGGCCCTGAAGTGA
- a CDS encoding alpha/beta hydrolase, with protein sequence MPLAWARWEHPQPKGRVVISHGYGEHGERYRHTAHWLHDLGWSVSSMDHRGFGRSGGIRGDAVGIRAFVDDFALFLRQERRYDAERTGAQPRVVDGVPMPPLPVCPQVVLGHSFGGLVALLTLLWHADTLDGLILSAPAVAVLSNSRLLVILSRLLRWFMPHRPVHLHGDKSQVCSDPVIVQRYEADPLCHRWATAAFGAALDEGRAEVLPLGHELDRPILLLESGHDTVVDPDGAEALWSAVRPGILERHRLPAFFHEIFHDRLRDQAQALTEPWLERLAQAWNPSYRPAMSIVLSPEPA encoded by the coding sequence GTGCCTCTCGCCTGGGCCCGTTGGGAACACCCCCAGCCCAAGGGCCGGGTGGTGATCTCCCATGGCTACGGCGAACACGGTGAGCGCTACCGTCACACCGCCCATTGGTTGCATGACCTGGGCTGGTCCGTTTCCAGCATGGATCACCGGGGCTTCGGCCGTTCCGGCGGCATCCGGGGCGATGCGGTGGGCATCCGGGCTTTCGTGGACGACTTCGCCCTCTTTCTGCGCCAAGAGCGCCGCTACGATGCCGAGCGCACCGGAGCCCAGCCCCGGGTGGTGGACGGGGTGCCCATGCCCCCCTTGCCAGTTTGCCCTCAAGTTGTTCTTGGCCATAGCTTTGGCGGCTTGGTGGCCCTGCTCACCCTGCTCTGGCACGCTGACACCCTGGATGGCCTCATCCTGTCGGCCCCGGCCGTGGCGGTGCTGTCCAATTCACGGCTGCTGGTGATCCTTTCCCGGCTCCTGCGCTGGTTCATGCCCCACCGCCCCGTCCATCTCCACGGAGACAAGAGCCAGGTTTGTTCGGATCCCGTCATCGTGCAGCGGTACGAGGCGGATCCGCTCTGCCACCGCTGGGCCACTGCCGCCTTCGGGGCAGCTCTGGATGAAGGCCGGGCCGAGGTCCTGCCCCTGGGTCACGAGTTGGACCGTCCCATCCTGCTCTTGGAATCCGGCCATGACACCGTGGTCGATCCCGATGGCGCCGAAGCGCTTTGGTCCGCGGTGCGGCCAGGCATCTTGGAACGCCACCGCCTTCCGGCCTTCTTCCATGAGATCTTCCACGACCGCCTTCGGGACCAAGCCCAGGCCCTTACCGAGCCATGGCTTGAGAGACTTGCCCAGGCCTGGAACCCTTCGTACCGTCCCGCCATGTCTATAGTGCTGTCTCCGGAGCCCGCATGA
- a CDS encoding aldo/keto reductase produces the protein MELSSLGLGTYLGAASDVADAAYAEAARAFAEAGGTVFDTAANYRGGRSERALGLAFKGLPRGSFFVSTKAGYLPMPEAHPEEGPRAWFHRVLEAPGILSVEDLVDGCHAMTPRYLAHQLDISREALGIETLDLFHLHNPEQQLAHLGVRPFYAMITRAFEACEGFVAAGKIRAYGVATWNGFRVPPGQEGHLSLARLLEAAESAGGKNHHFRWIQLPLNLAMPEAFLAPTQLLGGTAMTALAAAQASGLSVQTSASIMQARILRQLPEGFAEAMGLQTPAQAALQFTRSCPGVTTALCGMGRVAHVAENVAVMGLPKLDPVALESLFR, from the coding sequence ATGGAGCTCAGCAGCCTCGGCCTCGGCACCTACCTTGGCGCGGCCTCGGACGTCGCTGATGCGGCCTACGCAGAGGCCGCCAGGGCCTTCGCCGAGGCAGGCGGCACCGTCTTCGATACTGCCGCGAACTACCGGGGCGGCCGCTCTGAGCGCGCCCTGGGCCTGGCCTTCAAGGGCCTTCCCCGCGGTTCGTTCTTCGTATCCACCAAGGCCGGCTACCTGCCCATGCCCGAGGCTCACCCCGAGGAGGGCCCTCGCGCCTGGTTCCACCGCGTACTAGAGGCGCCCGGCATCCTATCCGTGGAGGATCTGGTGGATGGCTGCCATGCCATGACACCTCGCTACCTGGCCCACCAGCTGGACATCAGCCGGGAGGCCCTGGGGATTGAAACCCTCGACCTGTTCCACCTCCACAATCCCGAGCAACAGCTGGCCCATCTCGGCGTCCGGCCCTTCTACGCCATGATCACCCGGGCCTTCGAGGCCTGCGAGGGCTTCGTCGCGGCCGGGAAGATCCGGGCCTACGGCGTGGCCACCTGGAACGGCTTCCGCGTACCGCCCGGGCAGGAGGGCCACCTGAGCCTGGCTCGACTGCTGGAAGCCGCCGAATCTGCGGGAGGCAAGAACCATCACTTCCGCTGGATCCAATTGCCCCTGAACCTGGCCATGCCCGAAGCCTTCCTGGCCCCGACCCAACTCCTGGGTGGTACCGCCATGACAGCGCTGGCGGCGGCCCAGGCCAGCGGCTTATCGGTGCAAACTTCCGCGTCCATCATGCAGGCCCGCATCCTGCGGCAACTGCCCGAAGGCTTCGCCGAAGCCATGGGCCTGCAAACACCCGCCCAGGCCGCTCTGCAGTTCACCCGCTCCTGCCCAGGTGTGACCACGGCCCTCTGCGGCATGGGCCGGGTCGCGCACGTGGCTGAGAACGTGGCCGTCATGGGCCTCCCGAAGCTTGATCCCGTGGCCCTGGAAAGCCTCTTCAGATGA